One stretch of Thalassophryne amazonica chromosome 19, fThaAma1.1, whole genome shotgun sequence DNA includes these proteins:
- the LOC117500689 gene encoding kelch repeat and BTB domain-containing protein 11, translated as MTEGHIILHGGNADLITPGGKDGDFCPRYVHKDEDFSAPLKEYLLDGQSVGGRQIDHLEGNASLVSKTEHISNHIVVMEQNYASSENHNGATVKAFYSCGSSGRNKEESEGDVSTSRETSVIGQGPVPDTHCVTAGTKPAFDGLAHRASDPPDYESLHRHSIPISNHESRDSSQETGCTASTEEPDLVIEVSGQKINVHKSILAEKSDYFKARLSRDILKVKGVSYKTLSTLIDYVYTSQMNVSKDNVVDVITGAKILQIPCAVQAAMDSMSEQITAGNCYEILTIAKKQRLGELKETAYGFMSDNFLQILKDPSVYGRLTGSERDLILKKRMEGRRTLLVAETNDVFDRVGSRPPSRSGSRPQSPSSTASFEDSRMIYYFNEKENDWRSLTTMPEDLNTKGCGICTMYNYLFVAGGIKGYGDKGKVSDRVFYYNPITNCWTEVRPLNQARAQLKLVSMDGYLYAIGGECLFTVEKYDPRMDRWTTVAPLPKGAFAVAHEATTCSGELYVSGGSLFYRLLKYDSKRDEWQECPYNNSRKKSSDMVALKSFIYRFDVNREQGINVFKYNTIVKMWHDCVSQRLGTYLPFRCAVIGNCIYCVNKSQTLQFVVEEESVYFVEEALRAPVEAKGVLFPFVLTLPEKVL; from the coding sequence GAACGCTGACCTCATCACACCTGGTGGGAAGGATGGAGATTTTTGTCCACGCTACGTCCACAAAGATGAGGATTTCAGTGCACCATTGAAGGAGTACCTTTTGGATGGACAGTCAGTTGGAGGTCGCCAAATCGATCATCTGGAAGGAAATGCATCATTAGTTTCAAAAACTGAGCACATCTCCAATCACATTGTTGTCATGGAGCAGAATTATGCATCAAGTGAGAATCACAATGGCGCCACGGTTAAAGCCTTTTACAGTTGCGGTTCCTCTGGTCGGAACAAAGAGGAATCTGAAGGCGATGTGTCCACCAGCAGAGAGACCTCTGTGATTGGTCAGGGTCCTGTGCCTGATACTCATTGTGTCACCGCTGGGACAAAGCCTGCTTTTGATGGTCTGGCTCATCGTGCATCAGATCCACCAGACTACGAGTCGCTCCACAGGCATTCCATCCCTATATCGAACCACGAAAGCAGGGACAGCAGCCAAGAAACTGGCTGTACAGCGTCGACAGAGGAGCCAGACTTGGTCATCGAAGTCAGCGGGCAGAAGATCAATGTGCACAAGTCTATCCTGGCAGAAAAGAGCGACTACTTCAAGGCTCGACTGTCACGGGATATCCTCAAAGTGAAGGGGGTTAGCTACAAGACTTTGTCAACTTTAATAGATTACGTTTACACATCTCAAATGAATGTGTCCAAGGATAATGTTGTGGATGTCATCACGGGAGCCAAGATCCTCCAGATCCCCTGTGCCGTGCAGGCTGCCATGGACTCTATGTCAGAGCAAATCACAGCAGGGAACTGCTACGAAATTCTCACCATTGCCAAAAAACAGAGACTTGGCGAACTCAAGGAGACTGCCTACGGCTTTATGAGTGACAACTTTTTGCAGATCCTCAAAGACCCATCTGTGTATGGGCGTCTGACTGGGTCGGAGCGAGACCTGATCCTCAAGAAGAGGATGGAGGGGAGGAGGACTCTGTTAGTTGCAGAGACTAATGATGTGTTTGATCGTGTCGGAAGCCGGCCACCGAGCCGCAGTGGCAGCCGACCACAGAGTCCCTCGTCCACGGCGTCTTTCGAGGACAGCCGcatgatttattattttaatgaaaaAGAAAATGACTGGAGGTCTTTGACTACGATGCCTGAGGACTTGAACACTAAAGGCTGTGGTATCTGCACCATGTACAACTATCTGTTTGTGGCTGGGGGGATAAAGGGCTACGGGGACAAAGGCAAAGTTTCAGACAGGGTCTTCTATTACAACCCTATAACCAACTGCTGGACTGAGGTCCGTCCTTTGAACCAGGCCCGTGCCCAGCTGAAGCTTGTGTCCATGGATGGCTACCTGTACGCCATCGGGGGTGAATGTTTGTTCACAGTGGAAAAATACGACCCTCGTATGGACCGCTGGACCACAGTGGCCCCCTTACCGAAAGGAGCCTTTGCAGTGGCCCATGAGGCCACCACCTGCAGCGGAGAACTTTACGTTTCCGGGGGGTCCCTCTTCTACCGCCTTCTTAAGTACGACTCCAAGAGGGATGAGTGGCAGGAGTGTCCCTACAACAACAGCCGCAAGAAGTCCTCTGACATGGTGGCTTTGAAGAGCTTCATCTACCGCTTTGACGTCAACCGCGAGCAGGGAATCAACGTGTTCAAGTACAACACCATCGTGAAAATGTGGCACGACTGCGTGTCGCAGCGGCTCGGAACCTATTTACCCTTCAGGTGTGCCGTCATCGGGAACTGCATCTACTGCGTGAACAAATCGCAGACGCTCCAGTTCGTAGTGGAGGAGGAGAGCGTCTACTTTGTGGAGGAGGCACTGAGGGCGCCTGTGGAGGCCAAAGGCGTGCTCTTTCCTTTTGTTCTCACTTTGCCTGAAAAAGTTCTGTGA
- the LOC117531991 gene encoding probable histone deacetylase 1-B: MALTSQGIKKKVCYYYDGDVGNYYYGQGHPMKPHRIRMTHNLLLNYGLYRKMEIYRPHKASGEEMTKYHSDDYIKFLRSIRPDNMSEYSKQMQRFNVGEDCPVFDGLFEFCQLSAGGSIAGAVKLNKQQTDIAINWAGGLHHAKKSEASGFCYVNDIVLAILELLKYHQRVVYIDIDIHHGDGVEEAFYTTDRVMTVSFHKYGEYFPGTGDLRDIGAGKGKYYAVNYPLRDGIDDESYEAIFKPIMAKVMEMYQPSAVVLQCGADSLSGDRLGCFNLTIKGHAKCVEYIKSFNLPLLMLGGGGYTIRNVARCWTYETAVALDTSIPNELPYNDYFEYFGPDFKLHISPSNMTNQNNNDYLEKIKQRLFENLRMLPHAPGVQMQAIPEDAIQEDSADEDEDDPNKRISIRAHDKRIACEEEFSDSEDEGEGGRRNAASYKKAKRAKTEGEKEGDEKEKKDVKEEEKVPEEEKMDTSKQKEESKTP, translated from the exons ATGGCGCTCACCTCTCAAGGAATAAAGAAAAAAGTTTGCTACTATTATGACG GTGATGTTGGCAATTATTACTATGGTCAAGGTCACCCAATGAAGCCCCACAGAATCCGCATGACGCACAACCTGCTGCTCAACTACGGCCTATACAGGAAGATGGAGATCTAC CGCCCACACAAAGCCAGCGGTGAGGAGATGACAAAGTACCACAGTGATGATTACATCAAATTCTTACGTTCCATCCGACCAGACAACATGTCAGAGTACAGCAAACAAATGCAGAGAT TTAATGTGGGGGAGGATTGTCCAGTTTTTgatggcttatttgaattttgccaGCTTTCGGCAGGAGGCTCAATTG CGGGTGCGGTGAAATTGAATAAACAGCAGACCGACATCGCCATCAACTGGGCTGGAGGGCTTCATCACGCTAAGAAGTCTGAGGCTTCTGGCTTTTGTTATGTCAATGACATCGTGCTGGCTATTCTAGAACTACtgaa GTACCATCAGAGAGTCGTGTACATTGATATCGACATCCACCATGGTGACGGCGTGGAGGAGGCCTTCTACACCACAGATCGTGTCATGACCGTGTCTTTCCACAAATATGGAGAGTACTTCCCTGGCACAGGAGACCTGAGG GACATCGGTGCTGGGAAGGGTAAATACTACGCTGTGAATTACCCACTGAGGGACGGCATTGACGACGAGTCGTATGAAGCCATATTCAAACCT ATCATGGCCAAGGTGATGGAGATGTACCAGCCAAGCGCCGTGGTTCTGCAGTGTGGTGCCGACTCGTTGTCAGGAGACAGACTTGGCTGTTTCAACCTCACCATTAAGG GCCACGCTAAGTGTGTGGAGTACATCAAGAGCTTCAACCTGCCACTGCTCATGCTGGGGGGAGGCGGCTACACCATCCGTAATGTTGCTCGCTGCTGGACATACGAGACTGCAGTCGCCCTGGATACCTCCATCCCCAATG AGCTGCCGTACAACGATTACTTTGAGTACTTTGGGCCAGATTTCAAGTTGCACATCAGCCCGTCCAACATGACCAACCAGAACAACAACGACTACCTGGAGAAGATCAA ACAGCGTTTGTTTGAGAACCTGCGAATGCTGCCCCACGCCCCCGGGGTCCAGATGCAGGCCATCCCAGAGGACGCTATACAGGAGGACAGCGCAGACGAGGATGAGGACGACCCGAATAAACGCATCTCCA TCCGTGCTCACGACAAAAGGATAGCATGTGAGGAGGAGTTCTCAGACTCAGAGGACGAGGGGGAAGGAGGTCGCAGAAACGCGGCCAGCTACAAGAAAGCCAAACGAGCCAAAACCGAAGGAGAGAAAGAAGGAGACGAGAAGGAGAAGAAAG atgtgaaagaagaagaaaaggtgccAGAAGAGGAGAAAATGGACACGTCAAA GCAAAAAGAAGAGTCCAAGACACCTTGA
- the tmem54a gene encoding transmembrane protein 54a isoform X1, translated as MVSGPPAGVCCVNLKDNKALMKMGLGLVLVGHVNFILGALVHGPVLRHINVRGWAWATYSVSSVIAIVAGLVGLIAGITAIVLSKNKKSRSLKWALLVISFLAGLLATASSSSLMVSMVTAIIGKGWNLLAECTFPEGFWQTPDGPSSIIYECPFDPTRIYGTTIFLWVPLIVMSVVEMVFSFHCFGACTSFLYLCPCRKQPRLSKRVRIQRAVEIPVSPRAPESVAEEAEQDELLDGGSGAQQSNWL; from the exons ATGGTCTCTGGACCTCCTGCAGGAGTTTGCTGTGTCAACCTGAAGGACAACAAAGCCCTGATGAAGATGGGCTTGGGGTTGGTACTGGTCGGCCACGTGAACTTTATCTTGGGAGCGCTGGTGCACGGTCCCGTGCTGAGGCACATCAACGTGCGTGGTTGGGCCTGGGCCACTTACTCTGTGTCCAGCGTCATCGCTATCGTGGCGGGCCTGGTG GGACTTATTGCTGGAATAACAGCCATTGTGTTGTCCAAAAACAAGAAAAGCAGGAGCCTG AAGTGGGCCCTGCTGGTCATCAGCTTCCTGGCAGGTCTCTTGGCAACCGCCTCCTCCTCGAGTCTGATGGTTTCCATGGTGACGGCCATCATTGGTAAAGGATGGAACCTGCTGGCTGAGTGCACGTTTCCAGAAGGCTTTTGGCAGACTCCAGATGGACCTTCCAGCATCATCTATGAATGCCCCTTTGACCCCACCCGTATCTAC GGGACGACCATCTTCCTGTGGGTACCACTCATTGTGATGTCAGTGGTGGAGATGGTTTTCTCCTTCCACTGCTTTGGCGCCTGCACATCCTTCCTGTACTTGTGTCCGTGCCGGAAGCAGCCGAGACTCTCCAAGAGG GTGCGCATCCAGAGAGCCGTGGAGATCCCGGTGTCCCCTCGTGCGCCAGAGTCGGTGGCTGAAGAGGCGGAGCAAGACGAGCTGCTGGATGGAGGCTCCGGAGCGCAGCAGAGCAACTGGCTGTGA
- the tmem54a gene encoding transmembrane protein 54a isoform X2 — translation MVHFGVCCVNLKDNKALMKMGLGLVLVGHVNFILGALVHGPVLRHINVRGWAWATYSVSSVIAIVAGLVGLIAGITAIVLSKNKKSRSLKWALLVISFLAGLLATASSSSLMVSMVTAIIGKGWNLLAECTFPEGFWQTPDGPSSIIYECPFDPTRIYGTTIFLWVPLIVMSVVEMVFSFHCFGACTSFLYLCPCRKQPRLSKRVRIQRAVEIPVSPRAPESVAEEAEQDELLDGGSGAQQSNWL, via the exons ATGGTCCACTTTG GAGTTTGCTGTGTCAACCTGAAGGACAACAAAGCCCTGATGAAGATGGGCTTGGGGTTGGTACTGGTCGGCCACGTGAACTTTATCTTGGGAGCGCTGGTGCACGGTCCCGTGCTGAGGCACATCAACGTGCGTGGTTGGGCCTGGGCCACTTACTCTGTGTCCAGCGTCATCGCTATCGTGGCGGGCCTGGTG GGACTTATTGCTGGAATAACAGCCATTGTGTTGTCCAAAAACAAGAAAAGCAGGAGCCTG AAGTGGGCCCTGCTGGTCATCAGCTTCCTGGCAGGTCTCTTGGCAACCGCCTCCTCCTCGAGTCTGATGGTTTCCATGGTGACGGCCATCATTGGTAAAGGATGGAACCTGCTGGCTGAGTGCACGTTTCCAGAAGGCTTTTGGCAGACTCCAGATGGACCTTCCAGCATCATCTATGAATGCCCCTTTGACCCCACCCGTATCTAC GGGACGACCATCTTCCTGTGGGTACCACTCATTGTGATGTCAGTGGTGGAGATGGTTTTCTCCTTCCACTGCTTTGGCGCCTGCACATCCTTCCTGTACTTGTGTCCGTGCCGGAAGCAGCCGAGACTCTCCAAGAGG GTGCGCATCCAGAGAGCCGTGGAGATCCCGGTGTCCCCTCGTGCGCCAGAGTCGGTGGCTGAAGAGGCGGAGCAAGACGAGCTGCTGGATGGAGGCTCCGGAGCGCAGCAGAGCAACTGGCTGTGA
- the LOC117531994 gene encoding uncharacterized protein LOC117531994 — MGVLQLFLCLVILGHFIVVPALNEEQNNLFSSDFPGFWDNVLGFPIRRSFDFSNDGVFSTWRTQVPDGSMLATLPLYVNVPTVQVSCDEFRLNVLVSKRLGAVTLREEELQLGNGCSSNKQFPNHFVFTYNLDQCGTTLVVQKGLEVYVNSLHFSPRRPVNSWWPTPFMVHISCMPMRCFSVTQPCMCLKVNAKGGGVLSHQV, encoded by the exons ATGGGGGTGTTACAGTTGTTTCTGTGCCTTGTTATTCTTGGACACTTTATTGTTGTTCCAGCATTGAATGAAgagcaaaataatttattttcctcAGATTTTCCAGGATTTTGGGACAATGTTCTGGGTTTTCCAATTAGAAGATCCTTCGATTTTTCTAATGATGGTGTTTTTAGCACTTGGCGAACCCAGGTACCTGACGGCAGCATGCTGGCGACGTTGCCTCTGTATGTGAATGTTCCCACTGTGCAGGTGTCCTGTGATGAGTTTCGTTTAAACGTGTTGGTCAGTAAGAGACTCGGCGCTGTCACGCTGAGGGAAGAGGAGCTGCAGCTGGGCAACGGTTGCTCCAGCAACAAACAGTTTCCAAACCACTTTGTCTTTACGTATAATCTGGATCAGTGTGGAACTACTCTTGTG GTACAGAAAGGATTAGAGGTGTATGTCAACTCTCTCCACTTCAGTCCAAGGAGACCCGTCAACTCCTGGTGGCCAACTCCTTTCATGGTCCACATCTCCTGCATGCCGATGAGGTGCTTCTCAGTTACCCAACCATGTATGTGTTTAAAGGTCAATGCTAAAGGTGGGGGGGTCCTGTCTCATCAGGTCTGA